One window from the genome of Paraclostridium sordellii encodes:
- a CDS encoding L7Ae/L30e/S12e/Gadd45 family ribosomal protein: MNNTTEAKIYSFLGLAQRAGKLVSGDDSTMLDVKKNRVKLVLVAEDASNNTKKLFKDKTSFRNIACITYSTKLQLGLAIGKAPRAVMGIKDTNFANKILELMENTKI; the protein is encoded by the coding sequence ATGAATAATACTACTGAAGCTAAGATATATTCCTTCCTTGGCCTTGCTCAACGTGCAGGAAAATTAGTATCAGGTGATGATTCTACTATGCTTGATGTTAAAAAAAATAGGGTTAAATTAGTATTAGTAGCAGAAGATGCTTCAAATAATACTAAAAAATTATTTAAAGATAAAACATCTTTTAGAAATATAGCTTGTATTACATATTCAACAAAGCTTCAACTAGGGCTAGCAATTGGAAAAGCACCTAGAGCAGTTATGGGAATAAAAGATACAAACTTTGCCAATAAGATTTTAGAACTTATGGAAAATACAAAAATATAA
- the rnpM gene encoding RNase P modulator RnpM: MNKVKKVPQRKCIACQDKDNKKELIRIVKNKEGQIFLDKTGRANGRGAYICDSKICLEKAIKSKALNRAFKIEVPNEVYEGLMKEIGENE, encoded by the coding sequence TTGAATAAGGTAAAAAAAGTTCCTCAAAGAAAGTGTATAGCTTGTCAAGATAAAGACAATAAAAAAGAATTAATAAGAATTGTTAAGAATAAAGAAGGTCAAATATTTCTAGATAAGACCGGAAGAGCAAATGGCAGAGGTGCATATATATGTGACTCTAAAATATGTCTAGAAAAAGCTATTAAGAGCAAAGCTTTAAATAGAGCTTTTAAAATAGAAGTTCCAAATGAAGTTTATGAAGGTTTAATGAAGGAGATAGGTGAAAATGAATAA
- a CDS encoding CPBP family intramembrane glutamic endopeptidase, translating to MIISSFIFLFMKDKESFKLITITVVLMDILLVLTCSFIANKINFSEKVIKFKAESKFKNLIYSISLILGYILIKCLIIYILSKISYFSLLNHYESFFVNSYLKHEKFLGYVIIFLQIIIIGPILEEILFRGILLKSLLNKYYEKPFKAIIYSSVVFAAIHMNLIQSITAFLGAFILGIIYYYTRSIKTCIFIHIINNFLAVVRIPTNSLIAFIYLILGVYLINIGYRNLINKNEKNVD from the coding sequence ATGATTATATCTTCATTTATATTTTTGTTTATGAAAGATAAAGAATCATTTAAATTAATAACTATAACAGTAGTTTTAATGGATATATTATTAGTTTTAACTTGTAGTTTTATTGCAAATAAAATAAATTTTTCAGAAAAAGTAATTAAATTTAAAGCCGAATCAAAGTTTAAAAATTTAATTTATTCTATAAGTTTAATATTAGGTTATATTTTAATAAAATGTTTAATTATATATATTTTAAGTAAAATTAGTTATTTTAGCCTACTAAATCACTATGAAAGTTTTTTTGTTAACTCATATTTAAAACATGAAAAATTTCTTGGATATGTAATTATATTTTTACAAATAATAATAATAGGACCTATATTGGAGGAAATTCTATTTAGAGGAATTTTATTAAAAAGTCTTTTAAATAAGTATTATGAAAAGCCATTTAAAGCCATAATTTATTCATCTGTAGTTTTTGCTGCTATACATATGAATTTAATTCAAAGTATAACGGCTTTCTTAGGAGCCTTTATTTTAGGTATTATATATTACTACACAAGATCCATAAAAACTTGTATATTTATCCATATAATAAATAATTTTTTAGCTGTAGTGAGGATTCCAACAAATTCGTTAATAGCTTTTATATATTTAATTTTAGGAGTTTATCTAATAAATATTGGATATAGAAATCTAATTAATAAAAATGAAAAAAATGTCGATTAA
- the nusA gene encoding transcription termination factor NusA, producing MNHEFMEALDELEKDRGIDKEILIDTIEQALLTAYKKNFGSAQNVRVYFDREKGDVKVYSQRVVVDSEDIYDTFLEIEIDEARQISPNYEIGDIIEDEITTTDFGRIAAQTAKQVVVQRIREAERDIVYNEFIDKQDEIVTGEVARVNKNIVHVNLGRIEAIMTQAEQIPGEYYQAGQKIKVYILEVKKTNKGPQITVSRSHPGLVKRLFEMEVPEIFEGTVQIKSIAREAGSRTKMAVHSVDPSIDPIGACVGPKGSRVKNIVDELGDEKIDIIKYSENPVEFISAALSPSKVVSVDVNEEEKSALVVVPDYQLSLAIGKEGQNARLAAKLTNWKIDIKSESQAAKEADSQDEIDA from the coding sequence ATGAACCACGAGTTTATGGAAGCATTAGACGAATTAGAAAAAGATAGAGGAATAGATAAAGAAATACTTATAGATACTATAGAACAAGCATTATTAACAGCTTATAAGAAAAACTTTGGATCAGCTCAAAATGTTAGGGTTTACTTTGATAGAGAAAAAGGTGATGTAAAAGTATATTCTCAAAGAGTTGTTGTTGATTCAGAAGATATATATGATACATTCTTAGAAATAGAAATAGATGAAGCTAGACAAATAAGTCCAAATTATGAAATTGGTGATATAATAGAAGATGAAATAACTACTACTGATTTTGGAAGAATAGCTGCTCAAACTGCTAAACAAGTAGTTGTTCAAAGAATAAGAGAAGCTGAAAGAGACATAGTTTACAATGAATTTATAGATAAACAAGATGAAATAGTAACAGGAGAAGTTGCTAGAGTAAATAAGAATATAGTTCATGTAAACTTAGGTAGAATAGAAGCTATAATGACTCAAGCTGAGCAAATACCAGGTGAATATTATCAAGCAGGTCAAAAAATAAAGGTATATATATTAGAAGTGAAGAAAACTAATAAAGGACCTCAAATAACTGTATCAAGAAGTCATCCAGGATTAGTTAAGAGATTATTTGAAATGGAAGTTCCAGAAATATTTGAAGGAACTGTTCAAATAAAGAGTATAGCTAGAGAAGCTGGATCAAGAACTAAGATGGCTGTTCATTCTGTAGATCCTAGTATAGACCCAATAGGAGCTTGCGTTGGACCTAAAGGATCAAGAGTTAAAAACATAGTTGATGAATTAGGTGACGAAAAAATAGACATAATTAAATATAGTGAAAATCCAGTAGAATTTATATCAGCAGCACTTAGCCCATCAAAGGTTGTTTCTGTAGATGTAAATGAAGAAGAAAAGAGTGCACTAGTAGTAGTTCCAGACTACCAATTATCTCTTGCAATAGGTAAAGAAGGTCAAAATGCAAGACTTGCAGCTAAGCTTACTAACTGGAAGATAGATATAAAGAGTGAATCTCAAGCAGCTAAAGAAGCAGATAGTCAAGATGAAATAGATGCTTAG
- a CDS encoding alpha/beta hydrolase, with protein sequence MKKKAILIISALVILTILIGSYVVGYLVYDGSVGSHQKIKNEDIVEVFSHRKGKPLEKLENYKYEDVFINSPENGYKVEGKFIKSNTPTDKNIILVHGIESNYYEYLEKAFEYLNHGYNVMLYNQRHTGHTGGDDYTFGLREKYDLENVAKFVKQKYPNGLLGAHGHSMGAATVIMHSEINEKNKYVDFYIADSPYHEMSDAIRLGIEAENIPLLPVGYARAMGNLYTKVKSGFNYEDVKPYKAVKHITTPMFLIHGTADTVCASKSSEIIYNNIPHNKKELWLIDGVKHVKAYDVLGKEYFDRIYKFIDEKVEKK encoded by the coding sequence ATGAAAAAAAAAGCAATTTTAATAATATCAGCATTAGTAATATTAACAATTTTAATAGGATCATACGTAGTAGGATACTTGGTTTATGATGGATCAGTAGGTTCTCATCAAAAGATAAAAAATGAAGATATAGTAGAAGTATTTTCACATAGAAAAGGTAAACCACTAGAAAAACTAGAAAACTATAAATATGAAGATGTATTTATAAATTCTCCAGAAAATGGATATAAGGTAGAAGGTAAATTTATAAAATCTAATACACCTACGGATAAAAATATAATCTTAGTCCATGGAATAGAAAGTAATTACTATGAATATTTAGAAAAGGCATTTGAATATTTAAATCATGGTTATAATGTCATGTTATACAATCAAAGACATACAGGTCATACCGGTGGGGATGATTATACTTTTGGACTTCGTGAAAAATATGATTTAGAAAATGTGGCTAAATTTGTAAAACAAAAGTATCCTAATGGATTATTAGGAGCACACGGACATTCTATGGGAGCTGCAACTGTAATTATGCATTCTGAAATAAATGAGAAAAACAAATATGTAGATTTTTATATAGCTGATTCACCATATCATGAAATGTCAGATGCGATAAGACTAGGAATAGAAGCTGAAAATATACCGTTATTACCAGTTGGCTATGCAAGAGCTATGGGAAATTTATATACAAAAGTTAAGTCAGGGTTTAATTATGAAGATGTTAAACCATATAAAGCAGTTAAACATATAACAACACCTATGTTTTTGATACATGGGACTGCTGATACTGTATGTGCTTCAAAAAGTAGTGAAATAATTTATAACAATATACCTCACAATAAAAAAGAGTTATGGCTAATTGATGGAGTTAAACATGTTAAAGCATATGATGTATTAGGTAAAGAATACTTTGATAGAATTTATAAGTTTATAGATGAAAAAGTTGAGAAAAAATAA
- a CDS encoding zinc ribbon domain-containing protein has translation MSKGYVCSKCGNLEYEVDEICATGSGMSKIFDVQNRKFTAITCKRCKYTEFYKVPSNKIDDIFDFIIG, from the coding sequence ATGAGTAAAGGGTATGTGTGTTCTAAATGTGGAAACTTAGAATATGAAGTGGATGAAATATGTGCAACAGGTAGTGGGATGTCTAAAATATTTGATGTTCAAAATAGAAAATTTACAGCTATAACATGCAAAAGATGTAAATATACTGAATTTTATAAAGTTCCATCTAATAAAATTGATGATATATTTGATTTTATAATAGGCTAA
- a CDS encoding ribosome maturation factor RimP codes for MKKSTEALVEELVLPITNEHNIELVDVEYVKEAGEYYLRIFIDKDGGVSLNDCEVVTRAINPILDEKDPIKENYFLEVSSPGLDRPLKKEKDFIRYAGRDVEVKLYRPINKLKHFEAELVELVDNKIVKLVVDGEEMEFDKKDIALIRLAIKF; via the coding sequence GTGAAAAAAAGTACAGAAGCATTAGTAGAAGAATTAGTACTTCCAATAACTAATGAACATAACATAGAACTTGTTGATGTTGAATATGTTAAAGAAGCAGGCGAATATTATTTAAGAATATTTATAGATAAAGATGGTGGAGTATCATTAAATGATTGTGAAGTTGTAACAAGAGCAATAAATCCAATTTTAGATGAGAAAGACCCAATAAAAGAAAACTATTTCTTAGAAGTATCTTCTCCAGGTCTAGATAGACCATTAAAAAAGGAAAAAGATTTTATAAGATACGCAGGAAGAGATGTAGAGGTTAAGTTATATAGACCTATAAATAAATTAAAACATTTTGAAGCTGAATTAGTTGAACTAGTAGATAATAAAATAGTTAAATTAGTAGTTGATGGCGAAGAAATGGAATTTGATAAAAAAGATATAGCACTTATAAGACTTGCTATAAAATTTTAA